CCTGATCGCGCCGAAGCGGGCGAACGACGCCCGGCTGCGCGCCGCGCTCCAGCCCCTGATCGGCGCCGTTTCGGTCGAGGCGATGCGGCAGGCCAACCAGCAGGTCGACGGCGATACGAACAAGCAGTCCCCGGCGGCGGCCGCCCGCTGGTTGAAGACCCAACTGAGGCCTGTCCCATGATCCGCACCCTGTTCACCGCGCTCGCCCTGTGTCTGGCCTTCGCTTTGCCGCTGCGGGCGAAGGAAGCGTTCGACGAGGCGACGGAGCGGGCGGCCATCCTGACCGTCGTCGCCGACATGCAGGCCGCGTGGAACCGGGGCAACTACCGGGGATATATGCAGGGCTTCAAAAATCCGGACGTGGTCTTCGTCTCGGGCGGCAAGATCAAGAACGGCTGGCAGGGCGCGCTGGACGACTACATCCGCAACTACGGTCCGACGCCGGAGAGCCGCGGGACCCTGACCTTCTACGACATGACGGTGGAGTTCCTGGCCCCCGACGCGGCCCAGCTGATCGGCCACTACCGGCTGGACCGGCCCGAGCGGCCGATGGAGGGGATCAACACCCGACTGTTCCGCAAGGTCGACGGCCGCTGGGTCATCGCCCTGAACCACGTCTCGGCCTATGAGGTCGCGCCGCCGCCAGCTTCCGGCCAGTAGGGCGACCGGTCGCACTGTCCACCGGTGTCATCAGCGTCTAGTCTGGCGGCATAGCCTCTGGAGACCCGCCATGATCCTCGCCGGATTGTTCGCCGCCGCCCTGATCGCCCTTCCGCAAACCGCCGAGCCGGTAGCGCCGCGTCCGATGGTCGTGGTCAAGGAAGCTGACGTCCAGGTCGAGCAGTCGCCGCCGCCCCACAACGGCGTGGGCCGCAGCACCGCCTTCCGCCTGTCGGACGCCGCCCCGGGCCGCAATTTCGAGTTCCGGAAACGCATCCTGCACCCGGGCGCGACCATCGGCCTGCACGTCCTGACCCACGACGAAATCTATTATGTCGTGAGCGGCCAGGGCGAGGTGGCCTCGGACGGCCGCACCGAGACCATGGGGCCGGAGACCGCCGCCTATCTATACGAAGGCGCCGACGTCGGCATCAAACAGGTCGGGGAAGAGCCCCTGATCCTGATCATCGCCTATCCGCTGGCCGCCCGGACTCAGTAATCAGATCGGCTTCAGCTCGGCCGCGAACCGCTTCCAGTTCTGGACATAGTGCCGGGCCGACATCTCGAGGGCCGCGATCTGGCCCTCGTTCAGCTCACGGACGACCTTGCCCGGCTGGCCCACGACCATGGAGCCGTCGGGGATGACCTTGCCCTCGGTGATCAGGGCGTTGGCGCCGATCAGGCAGTTCTTCCCGATCACCGCCCCGTTCAGAACCACGGCCCCGATGCCGATCAGGGTGTTGTCGCCGATGGTGCAGCCGTGAAGCATGACCTTGTGCCCAACGGTGACGTTCGCCCCGATGGTCAGGGGCACGCCGGCGTCGGCGTGCAGGACGCTGAGATCCTGGATGTTGCTGTTTTCACCCACTGTCAGCGTATCCGTGTCGCCGCGCAGGACCGATCCGAACCAGACGCTGGCGCCCGGTTTCAGAATCACGTCCCCTAGCACCACAGCATTGGGCGCTATCCAGTATTCCCCCTCGGGCGGAAGCTGCGGTTTCTTGTCGCCGAGCGAATACACAGTCATCACAACACCGTCATATCTAAGCAAAAAGAGCGCTTTAAGGTCTCGTAAACCACGTTAGCATCAAAGTGTTGATGCGATTCGAAGCCGGTCTTTCTGGCTCCGGATCCGTAACCGGATCAAGCCCGGTCCGGTCAAGCTACGGGGAACGTGAGTGACGCGTTCGGTTCGGCAGCGGTGTTTTCCGCTGGAAGTTGGCCCTTCTTCCGACCCCGGACGGCCTGTTGCCGTTTCCTCTCTCCTCCCCACCGTCGTTCGAGGCGATGCTTTTGAAGCATCGCCTTTTTTAATGCCCTGGAGGCAATCATGACCAAGCGTGCAGCCCTGAAGCGCCAGGCCCGCGAAGGCGTTTTCGATTCCAGTTCGTTCATCGAGGATTCGAAAATCCGCCGCCTGCCGACATCGCACAACAACAGTCATCAAGGCGCCTGGTCGCCCCATCCCTCGAACGATCGGGACCAGGGCTATCTGAAGACCCTGAAACCCAAATCAGAAGGGCAGGCCGAGCTTCTGAACGCTATCGACACCTCCAACCTCTGTGTGGCGCTCGGCCCGGCAGGCACCGGCAAGACCTATCTGGCCGTGGCCAAGGCGGTCGAGGCGCTGGAGGCCGGCAAGGTCGGCCGCATCGTTCTGAGCCGCCCAGCCGTCGAGGCCGGGGAATCGATCGGCTTCCTGCCGGGCGCCATGGAGGACAAGCTGGCCCCCTATCTGCGGCCTCTCTACGACGCCCTGTCGGATCGGCTGTCGATGAAGCGGGTCGGGGCCCTGATGGCCGAGGGGCTGATCGAGATCGCCCCGGTCGGCTATATGCGCGGCCGCACCCTGAACAACGCCTTCATCGTCATCGACGAGGCCCAGAACTGCACCTACACCCAGCTGAAGATGCTGCTGACGCGGTTGGGCTGGCACTCGACCATGGTCGTCACCGGCGACCCGGGCCAGACCGACCTTCTGCCCTCGCTCTCGGGCCTGGCCGACATCGCCCAGCGTCTGGAAGCCGTGCCGGAAATCTCGGTGGTCCGCCTGGCCGAACAGGACATCGTCCGCCACCCGCTGGTCGCGAGCATGATCGGCGTCCTCTGACGCCGGGCTACGGCTGAAACAACGAGGGCGCGCTTCCGAACGGGCGCGCGCCCTTTGCCAGCTAGACTACGTCGATCAGCTTGACCGGCTGCGCGGTCGGCGGGGCAGGGGGCTTGGGCTTGCCGCCCAGACGGTCGGTCAGGGCGAAGACGAAGGGGTTCAGTGAGATCGACAGCAGGGCGGCCGCCAGGATCAGGTCGTGGGTCTGCTGGCTGAGCGCGCCCAGCGACACGCCGAGCGCGGCCAGAATGAAGCTGAACTCCCCGATCTGGGCCAGGCTGGCGGCGATTGTCAGGCTGGTCGGTTTGTCGAGCTTGAAGGCGAAGGTGATGGCCAGCGCCGCCAGCGCCTTGCCGACGATGACGATGCCGAGGATGCCAAGCACGGTAAGGGGTTCACGCACGAGGATCGACGGATCGAACAGCATCCCCACCGAGACGAAGAACAGCACGGCGAAGGCGTCGCGAAGGGGCAGCGACCGCTCGGCCGCATTGTGCCCCAACGGCGACGAGTTCAGCACCAGCCCGGCGAGGAAGGCCCCGAGGGCGAAGGAGTGGAACATCGCATAGGCCACCCAGGCGATGCCGAGCGCGATGGCCAGAACCCCGAGGGTGAACAGTTCGCGCGACTTGGTGTGGGCGATGCGGACCAGCACCCAGGGCAGGACGCGCGGGCCGATGAACAGCATGGCGCCGACGAAGACCGCGACCTTGCCGAGCGTCCAGCCGATCGACTTCGCCAGTTCGGCGGCGCCCAGCGCCTGACCGGGCTGGACGATCAGCAGGGGCAGCATGACCAGGGCGATGACGATGACCAGATCCTCGACGATCAGCCAGCCGACGGCGATGCCGCCGATCTCGCCCTTGACCTGACGTCGCTCCTCCAGCGCCCGCAGCAGGACGACGGTCGAGGCGACCGACAGGGCGAAGCCCATCAGCGCCGCCTCCAGATCGCCCATGCCGAGCAGCCGGCCCAACGCCCAGCCGAGCGCCGTTGCGGCGCCGATCTGTACGAGAGCCCCGGGCACGGCGACCTTGCGGACCTTCATGAGATCGGCGGGAGAGAAGTGCAGGCCGACGCCGAACATCAGCAGGATCACCCCGATCTCGGCCAACTGGGGCGCCAGCTCCGTATCGGCGACGAAGCCCGCCGTATGCGGCCCGACGACGATCCCGGCGACCAGATAGCCGACCAGAGGTGACAGCTTCAGCCGGTTCGCCGCCATGCCGAACACGAAGGCGAGGACAAAGCCCCCGACCAGGGTGAGGATCAGGCTGTCGGCATGCGGCATCGGCGCTCCTTGTCGGGCGGGGTGGCTCTCGTTGTGGTGAAGCTCTCAGTTGGGGCCTAGGGGGCGTTTGGACAAGGTGACGCATTGTCTCGCATGAGGAACGCGAGCGCCGAACTCACGGAATTACCCTTGCGGGGCAAGGAATTGATTGGCTCTCGCCGACAGGTCGGCCCATAAATTGTTACGGGAACCGCTATTTTCCTCACGCTTTGTTACAGCCCGGGCTCGCCTTCGCAGTCGCAGCAATGTAGTCAGGCGGGCAGGAGCGGGGGCAACCCGCCGACGACACGACAGACTGGCTAACTCAGGGGCTAAGGCATGACTCAGTGGGTGTACGGCTTCGGCGGCGGGTCCGCCGACGGCGACGCGTCGATGAAGAACCTTCTCGGCGGCAAGGGTGCGAACCTGGCCGAGATGGCCAGGCTGGGCCTGCCGGTTCCTCCCGGCTTCACCGTCACGACCGAGGCCTGTGTCTCCTATTTCTCTAACGCCAACACCTATCCCGCCGACCTCGGTGATCAGGTCGCCGCCGGTCTGAAGACCGTCGAGGGCATCGTCGGCAAGACCTTCGGCGACGCCGCCAACCCCCTGCTGGTCTCGGTGCGCTCGGGTGCCCGGGCCTCGATGCCGGGGATGATGGACACCGTCTTGAACCTGGGCCTCAACGACCACACGGTCGAGGGGCTGGCGAAACTGTCTGGCGACCGGCGCTTCGCCTTTGACAGCTACCGCCGCTTCATCACCATGTATTCCAATGTGGTTCTGGGCCTGAGCCACGACGACTTCGAAGAGGTTCTGGACGACCACAAGGACCGTCTGGGCGTCACCGTCGATACCGACCTGACCGCCGCCGACTGGGAAAAGGTCGTCGCCGACTACAAGGCCGTGGTCGAGCGCGAGCTGGGTCAGCCCTTCCCGCAGGATCCGCAGGACCAGCTGTGGGGCGCCGTCTCGGCGGTCTTCGCCAGCTGGATGAACGACCGGGCCAAATTCTATCGCCGCATGCACGACATCCCCGAAAGCTGGGGCACGGCGGTCAATGTCCAGTCGATGGTGTTCGGCAATATGGGCGAGACCTCGGCGACGGGCGTGGCCTTCACCCGCAACCCCTCGACCGGCGAGGCGCGCCTGTACGGCGAGTTCCTGATCAACGCCCAGGGCGAGGACGTGGTCGCGGGCATCCGCACGCCCCAGTCGCTGACCAGGGTCGGCCGCGAGGAGATGGGCGAGACCGCGCCCTCGATGGAAGAGGCCATGCCGGGCGTATTCGCCGAGTTCGTCGAGGTCGTCGGGCGGCTGGAAAGCCACTATCGCGACATGCAGGATATCGAGTTCACGGTCGAACAGGGCCGCCTGTGGATGCTGCAGACCCGCAACGGCAAGCGCACCGCCAAGTCGGCGCTCAAGGTCGCGGTCGACCTGGCCGGCGAGGGCGTGATTTCGGAAGAAGAAGCTGTCAGCCGCGTCGAGCCCGCCGCGCTCGACCAGCTGCTGCACCCGACCCTGGACCCCAATGCCGAGCGCAAGGTCGTCGCCGCCGGCCTGCCGGCCTCGCCGGGCGCTGCGACCGGCAAGATCGTCTTCGACGCCGACGCCGCCGAAAAGGCCAGCCAGATGGGCGACGCCGTCATCCTCGTCCGCGAGGAGACCTCGCCTGAGGACATCCACGGCATGCATGCGGCCCGCGGCATCGTCACGGCGCGCGGCGGCATGACCAGCCACGCCGCCGTCGTGGCGCGCGGCATGGGCCGCCCCTGCGTCTCCGGCGCCGGCGAGATCCACATCGACGAAGCCGCCCAGACCTTCACGGCGCGCGGTCGGACTTTCAAGGCCGGCGAGGTGATCACCATCGACGGCTCCAAGGGCGAGGTGCTGGACGGCGCCGTGGCCATGATCGAGCCCGAGCTGACCGGCGACTTCCAGACCCTGATGGGCTGGGCCGACAAGGTCCGCCGCCTCAAGGTCCGCGCCAATGCCGAGACCCCGCTCGACGCCCGCACCGCGCGCGGCTTCGGCGCCGAGGGCATCGGCCTGTGCCGCACCGAGCATATGTTCTTCGACGAAGAGCGGATCGCCGCCGTGCGCGAGATGATCCTCTCCGACGACGAGGCCGGCCGCCGCGTGGCCCTGGCCAAGATCGCCCCCTTCCAGAAGTCGGACTTCGTCGAGCTCTTCACCATCATGGCCGGCCTGCCGGTCACCATCCGTCTGCTCGACCCGCCGCTGCACGAGTTCATCCCCCACACGGACGAGGACATCGACGCCTTGGCGGAGACCTCGGGCATCGATGCCGCCAAGCTGAAGAAGCGGGCGCGCGAACTGCACGAGACCAACCCGATGCTGGGCCACCGGGGCGCCCGCCTCGGCGTCGCCTATCCGGAAATCTATGAGATGCAGGTCCGGGCCATTCTGGAAGCCGCGCTGGAGGTGAAGAAGACTGCGGCCGAGGCTCCGATCCCCGAGATCATGCACCCGCTGGTCGCCCTGGGTCTGGAGATGAAGTTCCTGCGCGAACTGACCGACAAGACCGCCAAGGCCGTCTTCGCCGAGGCCGGCGATACCGTGGAATATCTCGTCGGGACGATGATCGAGCTGCCGCGCGCCGCCCTGCGCGCCGCCGATCTGGCCGAGCACGCCGAGTTCTTCTCCTTCGGCACCAACGATCTGACCCAGACGACCTTCGGCATCAGCCGCGACGACTCCGGCCGGTTCCTGCAGGCCTATATGGACAAGGGCATCTTCGAGACCGATCCCTTCGTCCGCCTCGATCAGGACGGCGTCGGCGACCTGATCCGTATTGCCGCCGAGCGCGGCAAGACGGTGCGTCCGGACATCAAGATGGGCATCTGCGGCGAGCACGGCGGCGATCCATCGTCGATCGCCTTCTGCGAGACCGTGGGCCTGACCTATGTCAGCTGCTCGCCCTATCGCGTGCCGATCGCCCGTCTGGCCGCCGCCCAGGCCGCCCTGTCGGTCCGCTCGGGCACGGAACGCGAAAAGGACCGCTGACCGCTTCCGGCGGTCAGGTGAAGTCGCAGGTCACCCCGACATTGATGCGCTGGACTGCGGTCTTGTCCTCGCCCAGCAGCCCCATCAGCTCGCCCGAGGCGAAGGTCCAGCCGATGGTGCTGTCCTCGATCAAAGCGGTCGGATAGGCGGCCTTCAGTTCCGCAAGGGTCGAGCCGACGTGGATGCCCTTGTCGGTCGAGATGGCGGGCGTCTGCGTCTGCCAGCCGGCCAGCTTTTCGTCCTGGAACAGCAGCTGAAGGCCGTTCGACCAGTCGGCGTGATCCATAGGTCCCGCGCCGCATTCCGCGAATGGTCCGGTCGATTTGGGCGCACCCCCGGCCTCGGTCGCGGCGGCGAGAACCAGATCCCTGGGCGCTCCGATGGGGAAGATGGTCCTGCCGATGGTGATGGCGGCTCCGGTCACCACGATCGGCGTGGGTTCCGCGACCGGTGCGGCGGGAGCGGGCGCAGTGGCCGGAGCAGCGGTCTTCTCCTCTGCGCGGGAACAGGCCTGCAGCGACAGGGCCGCCGCGACGGCGGTCACGATCAGAACGGTCTTCACGGCAGGTCTCCCCCGAAACGCCAGAGCGGCCACGCTAGCCCCGAAGACGGATCGAGGCCATAGCGGCGTTCTTCGGCCTGCCGGTTGTGCATGTCCACCGGCGCCGTTAGCTGGACCGGAAAGCCGGAGCCCCGTCATGACCGCATCGAAACTGTCCGTCGCCGTCGTTGGTCCCGGGGCCGTGGGCGGAACCGTCGCGGCCTGGATCTCACTCAGCCCTCTGGTCGGCGACCTGACCCTGTGCGCCCGCTCGCCGCTGGACCGGCTGGTGGTCGAGGCGCCGGACGGCGCGATCATCGAGGCCGCGCCGCGCGTGGTCACTGACCCCGGCCAGATCACGGCGCCGGTCGACTGGGTGCTGGTCGCGACAAAGGCTTACGACGTCGCCGCGGCCGCCGCCTGGCTGAAGCCGCTGCTGGGGCCCCGGACCCGCGTCGCGGTGCTCCAGAACGGGGTCGAGCATGTCGAGCGTTTCACGCCCTTCTTGCCCGCGGACCGGATCGTGCCCGTGATCGTTGACGTGC
The genomic region above belongs to Brevundimonas goettingensis and contains:
- a CDS encoding gamma carbonic anhydrase family protein, producing the protein MTVYSLGDKKPQLPPEGEYWIAPNAVVLGDVILKPGASVWFGSVLRGDTDTLTVGENSNIQDLSVLHADAGVPLTIGANVTVGHKVMLHGCTIGDNTLIGIGAVVLNGAVIGKNCLIGANALITEGKVIPDGSMVVGQPGKVVRELNEGQIAALEMSARHYVQNWKRFAAELKPI
- the ppdK gene encoding pyruvate, phosphate dikinase, giving the protein MTQWVYGFGGGSADGDASMKNLLGGKGANLAEMARLGLPVPPGFTVTTEACVSYFSNANTYPADLGDQVAAGLKTVEGIVGKTFGDAANPLLVSVRSGARASMPGMMDTVLNLGLNDHTVEGLAKLSGDRRFAFDSYRRFITMYSNVVLGLSHDDFEEVLDDHKDRLGVTVDTDLTAADWEKVVADYKAVVERELGQPFPQDPQDQLWGAVSAVFASWMNDRAKFYRRMHDIPESWGTAVNVQSMVFGNMGETSATGVAFTRNPSTGEARLYGEFLINAQGEDVVAGIRTPQSLTRVGREEMGETAPSMEEAMPGVFAEFVEVVGRLESHYRDMQDIEFTVEQGRLWMLQTRNGKRTAKSALKVAVDLAGEGVISEEEAVSRVEPAALDQLLHPTLDPNAERKVVAAGLPASPGAATGKIVFDADAAEKASQMGDAVILVREETSPEDIHGMHAARGIVTARGGMTSHAAVVARGMGRPCVSGAGEIHIDEAAQTFTARGRTFKAGEVITIDGSKGEVLDGAVAMIEPELTGDFQTLMGWADKVRRLKVRANAETPLDARTARGFGAEGIGLCRTEHMFFDEERIAAVREMILSDDEAGRRVALAKIAPFQKSDFVELFTIMAGLPVTIRLLDPPLHEFIPHTDEDIDALAETSGIDAAKLKKRARELHETNPMLGHRGARLGVAYPEIYEMQVRAILEAALEVKKTAAEAPIPEIMHPLVALGLEMKFLRELTDKTAKAVFAEAGDTVEYLVGTMIELPRAALRAADLAEHAEFFSFGTNDLTQTTFGISRDDSGRFLQAYMDKGIFETDPFVRLDQDGVGDLIRIAAERGKTVRPDIKMGICGEHGGDPSSIAFCETVGLTYVSCSPYRVPIARLAAAQAALSVRSGTEREKDR
- a CDS encoding YybH family protein translates to MIRTLFTALALCLAFALPLRAKEAFDEATERAAILTVVADMQAAWNRGNYRGYMQGFKNPDVVFVSGGKIKNGWQGALDDYIRNYGPTPESRGTLTFYDMTVEFLAPDAAQLIGHYRLDRPERPMEGINTRLFRKVDGRWVIALNHVSAYEVAPPPASGQ
- a CDS encoding cupin domain-containing protein, translating into MILAGLFAAALIALPQTAEPVAPRPMVVVKEADVQVEQSPPPHNGVGRSTAFRLSDAAPGRNFEFRKRILHPGATIGLHVLTHDEIYYVVSGQGEVASDGRTETMGPETAAYLYEGADVGIKQVGEEPLILIIAYPLAARTQ
- a CDS encoding PhoH family protein, whose amino-acid sequence is MEAIMTKRAALKRQAREGVFDSSSFIEDSKIRRLPTSHNNSHQGAWSPHPSNDRDQGYLKTLKPKSEGQAELLNAIDTSNLCVALGPAGTGKTYLAVAKAVEALEAGKVGRIVLSRPAVEAGESIGFLPGAMEDKLAPYLRPLYDALSDRLSMKRVGALMAEGLIEIAPVGYMRGRTLNNAFIVIDEAQNCTYTQLKMLLTRLGWHSTMVVTGDPGQTDLLPSLSGLADIAQRLEAVPEISVVRLAEQDIVRHPLVASMIGVL
- a CDS encoding cation:proton antiporter domain-containing protein: MPHADSLILTLVGGFVLAFVFGMAANRLKLSPLVGYLVAGIVVGPHTAGFVADTELAPQLAEIGVILLMFGVGLHFSPADLMKVRKVAVPGALVQIGAATALGWALGRLLGMGDLEAALMGFALSVASTVVLLRALEERRQVKGEIGGIAVGWLIVEDLVIVIALVMLPLLIVQPGQALGAAELAKSIGWTLGKVAVFVGAMLFIGPRVLPWVLVRIAHTKSRELFTLGVLAIALGIAWVAYAMFHSFALGAFLAGLVLNSSPLGHNAAERSLPLRDAFAVLFFVSVGMLFDPSILVREPLTVLGILGIVIVGKALAALAITFAFKLDKPTSLTIAASLAQIGEFSFILAALGVSLGALSQQTHDLILAAALLSISLNPFVFALTDRLGGKPKPPAPPTAQPVKLIDVV